In Paenibacillus hexagrammi, the following are encoded in one genomic region:
- the ytvI gene encoding sporulation integral membrane protein YtvI, giving the protein MSLKTVVIMVLGLLLLYGLFTIGLPFLTALVTAIFLDPITRLVMRTSRMNRVASATIVSTLFTLLALTLIYFIGLNVVTELIELGRKAPNYMDEVNRYADQAVKQTQIFYESLSPDMADQLQSWLESSTASLTETLTKVLTGISGYFINVAGKIPNVLMWLVVYLIALYLFTFSLPALKAAFLSMFEERSKGKMNHVLLNLRLAVFGFIRAQLIMALFTYLVTFVGLLILRTEYPLAISILVMVMEFVPVVGTGLVFIPWFSYQLLVGHTTMGISLLVLFLILTIFRRIVEPKVLSDAVGINALAALISLYVGFELMGLMGLFLGPLVVIIYQAMRKAGLLKLNIKLD; this is encoded by the coding sequence ATGTCTTTGAAAACCGTGGTTATTATGGTTCTTGGACTGCTGCTCTTGTATGGATTGTTTACGATCGGACTGCCTTTTCTCACTGCGCTTGTTACTGCGATTTTTTTAGATCCGATTACGCGTCTTGTTATGCGCACTTCCAGAATGAATCGGGTTGCTTCGGCTACAATCGTAAGCACACTTTTTACGCTGCTGGCGCTGACCCTGATTTATTTCATCGGTCTGAATGTAGTAACGGAGCTGATCGAGCTTGGACGCAAGGCACCGAATTATATGGACGAAGTGAATCGGTATGCGGACCAGGCCGTCAAGCAGACGCAGATTTTTTATGAGTCGTTATCGCCGGATATGGCCGATCAGCTGCAGTCGTGGCTGGAAAGCAGCACGGCGTCTCTGACTGAAACGTTAACGAAAGTGCTTACAGGCATATCAGGTTATTTTATCAATGTGGCGGGGAAAATCCCGAACGTCTTGATGTGGCTGGTTGTCTATCTGATTGCTCTTTATCTGTTTACGTTTAGCTTACCCGCACTTAAAGCAGCGTTCCTATCTATGTTCGAAGAGCGTTCCAAAGGGAAAATGAACCATGTACTGCTCAACCTGCGGCTCGCGGTCTTCGGTTTTATCCGAGCTCAGCTAATCATGGCGCTGTTCACGTATCTGGTTACCTTCGTCGGTCTATTGATTCTGCGTACGGAGTATCCGCTAGCCATATCGATTCTGGTTATGGTGATGGAATTTGTACCTGTTGTCGGAACAGGGCTCGTCTTTATTCCTTGGTTTTCGTATCAGCTTCTCGTGGGGCATACAACGATGGGAATCAGCTTGCTCGTTCTATTCCTTATTCTTACCATTTTCCGCCGTATCGTCGAGCCTAAGGTACTGAGCGATGCTGTCGGCATCAATGCTCTGGCTGCATTAATCAGCCTGTATGTGGGGTTTGAGCTGATGGGGCTTATGGGATTGTTCCTCGGACCGCTCGTAGTCATTATCTATCAAGCGATGCGAAAAGCGGGGCTGCTTAAGCTTAATATCAAATTAGATTGA
- a CDS encoding MMPL family transporter → MQGACWWWGIWMYRFRWLVALTSLGLLLAFAPFAYQAPDLLKDNGFTPKGSEADYGSIQLQNELGHPPSTLQLVYTANHIDLTEPSNQKRVMDSLESVKSLPDVDFITPVDAPRLAGHSDVMAVTVALHLPTDAALERYSAIQQQVKAPDGMNVYITGGPAILYDVQEASKRDIAKAEAIGLPIALLVLLIVFGTLVAAMLPLIVGLISVTVTLGITYFIAQHHSLSNFLPNMVTMLGLAVGTDYALFLVSRFREELIKQSTVADAVAMTCQTAGKSILFSGIAVLIGLLGMLFVDLTFFRSLCLGGAIVVSISVIAANTMLLSLLGLLGHRINSLRVLPARFRKQEQHESLFWEKIAYWVMKRSILLVVLVGTALILFLIPFGEIKLNVPNAEVLPPGYESRYGSDVMKQAYDTREMNPIQVVVQTKSDMGSQASIRQIREYESKIASLAGVKKVRSYLSSMGQLSDEELSARLSDPAVQLQLKGMAKGNTVLLLVSPTQDPDDPVTDSLVKELRRVDTGELTAAVTGGPAYRLDMMDRIQSKIFEVFAFVMGVTYIVLLIAFRSVLLPLKAVLMNVLSLGASMGTVVLVFQYGWMADLLRITSIGYVSATLPVIIFCVVFGISMDYEVFLISRIMEEYEVSGDNEMSTARGLTKTGSLITSAAFILVVVVGSFIFTDIEIMKALGLGLGFAVLIDATVIRVMLVPALMKLLGKANWWAPAWLTWNVRRSGGK, encoded by the coding sequence ATGCAAGGTGCATGTTGGTGGTGGGGGATATGGATGTATCGATTCAGATGGTTGGTGGCCTTGACTTCGCTAGGTCTGCTGCTGGCTTTTGCGCCATTCGCGTATCAAGCCCCGGATTTGCTGAAGGATAATGGTTTTACGCCCAAGGGAAGCGAAGCCGATTATGGCTCGATTCAGCTGCAGAATGAGTTAGGTCATCCTCCATCAACCCTTCAGCTTGTGTATACGGCTAATCATATTGATTTGACTGAGCCAAGCAATCAGAAGCGGGTAATGGATTCTCTTGAAAGTGTGAAGAGCCTGCCTGACGTTGATTTCATCACTCCTGTCGATGCTCCGCGGCTTGCGGGACATTCTGACGTAATGGCTGTCACGGTTGCGCTGCATTTGCCTACGGATGCAGCTTTAGAGCGATATTCGGCAATCCAACAGCAAGTCAAAGCTCCTGATGGTATGAATGTCTATATCACCGGAGGACCTGCTATTCTGTATGATGTGCAGGAAGCGAGCAAACGGGATATCGCCAAGGCAGAGGCAATCGGACTTCCGATTGCGCTGCTCGTTCTGTTGATTGTATTCGGAACCCTGGTAGCTGCTATGCTGCCTTTGATTGTCGGGTTAATCAGTGTAACAGTAACACTAGGGATCACCTATTTTATTGCCCAGCATCATTCGTTATCGAACTTCCTGCCCAATATGGTGACGATGCTGGGACTTGCTGTCGGCACGGATTATGCCCTCTTTTTGGTCAGTCGGTTTCGAGAGGAATTAATCAAACAGTCCACCGTAGCAGATGCAGTGGCAATGACCTGTCAGACGGCAGGCAAGTCGATTTTGTTCTCGGGCATAGCCGTATTGATCGGGTTATTAGGCATGCTGTTCGTTGATCTTACCTTTTTCCGTTCACTTTGTCTCGGCGGTGCGATCGTCGTATCGATCTCTGTTATTGCAGCGAATACGATGCTGCTATCCCTGCTGGGCCTGTTGGGTCATCGTATTAATTCGCTTCGGGTGCTGCCTGCACGCTTTCGGAAGCAGGAGCAGCATGAGTCTCTATTTTGGGAAAAGATCGCCTATTGGGTAATGAAACGCTCCATTCTCTTAGTAGTACTAGTAGGGACTGCGCTAATCCTGTTTTTAATCCCGTTTGGTGAGATAAAGCTAAACGTCCCGAATGCGGAAGTGCTCCCGCCGGGATACGAATCACGTTATGGCTCAGATGTCATGAAGCAAGCGTATGACACCAGAGAAATGAATCCGATCCAAGTCGTCGTTCAAACCAAATCGGACATGGGATCCCAAGCGTCGATCCGACAGATTCGTGAATATGAAAGTAAGATTGCCAGCCTAGCGGGAGTGAAGAAGGTCCGGAGCTACCTAAGCAGCATGGGTCAGCTTTCCGATGAAGAGCTGTCGGCAAGGCTATCTGACCCGGCCGTTCAGCTACAGTTGAAAGGTATGGCCAAAGGGAATACAGTATTGCTGCTGGTCTCCCCCACCCAGGACCCGGATGACCCGGTAACGGATTCACTCGTGAAGGAACTTCGGCGTGTAGATACAGGAGAGCTGACTGCAGCTGTGACTGGAGGACCCGCTTATCGACTCGATATGATGGACCGGATTCAAAGCAAAATCTTCGAGGTGTTTGCGTTTGTCATGGGTGTCACTTACATCGTGCTGCTGATTGCATTCCGTTCGGTGCTGCTCCCGCTTAAGGCGGTTCTGATGAATGTGCTGAGTCTAGGCGCAAGTATGGGCACCGTTGTTTTGGTTTTCCAATACGGCTGGATGGCGGATCTGCTTCGTATCACTTCAATCGGATATGTGAGCGCAACGCTGCCCGTTATTATTTTCTGTGTCGTATTCGGCATTTCCATGGACTATGAGGTCTTCCTCATATCGCGCATTATGGAGGAGTACGAAGTGAGCGGCGATAACGAGATGAGTACAGCACGTGGATTAACGAAAACAGGGAGCTTGATTACAAGTGCGGCATTCATCTTGGTTGTTGTAGTGGGATCTTTTATTTTTACAGATATAGAAATTATGAAAGCTTTGGGCCTCGGTCTTGGATTTGCGGTACTGATCGATGCGACTGTGATTCGAGTCATGTTAGTTCCCGCCCTGATGAAGCTTCTTGGCAAAGCCAACTGGTGGGCTCCTGCATGGCTGACTTGGAACGTTCGGCGCAGCGGCGGCAAGTAG
- a CDS encoding spore germination protein produces the protein MPSFVGVFNINSVEGNLINGDTAVVAPTSASKTYSGAGGGITGNFTLSNSVFSATVTFDPDGIDAGADKVATGT, from the coding sequence ATGCCTTCTTTTGTTGGAGTTTTCAATATTAATAGTGTCGAAGGGAACCTAATCAACGGAGATACGGCGGTTGTCGCTCCGACGAGCGCAAGCAAAACCTACTCGGGAGCGGGCGGGGGCATTACAGGAAATTTTACATTGTCCAATTCGGTATTTAGCGCGACCGTGACATTTGATCCCGACGGAATTGATGCAGGGGCGGACAAAGTGGCTACAGGGACATAG
- a CDS encoding HAD family hydrolase, producing MKLVLFDLDDTLFDFSRTWDIVLKRMFAEHTVTRVYETEAFFEAFQRKSDELYALYEQRICTIEEYRCRRLIETLKDYGCEMSTSQAMAFNLEFVRQYLDSLEPDKKVQDLLHKLEESYLLGIITNGPHDMQEAKLEKLGLKRFFQADRVWISNAVGVAKPDPRIYQMALDHFGVSPEDALFVGDSWPADVAGPIRIGMQAVWLNKYGKEPGRNAVPRAIIKELHELIDLLS from the coding sequence ATGAAGCTTGTATTATTCGATTTGGACGACACACTGTTTGATTTCAGCCGGACATGGGATATCGTATTAAAACGAATGTTCGCTGAGCATACCGTGACTCGAGTTTACGAAACGGAAGCCTTCTTCGAGGCATTCCAGCGCAAGAGCGATGAATTGTATGCTTTGTATGAGCAGAGAATTTGTACCATTGAGGAATACCGCTGCCGCAGATTGATAGAGACACTAAAGGACTATGGCTGCGAGATGAGCACGAGCCAAGCCATGGCATTTAATCTCGAATTTGTCCGGCAATATCTAGATAGCTTAGAGCCCGACAAGAAGGTGCAAGACTTGCTGCATAAGCTGGAGGAGAGCTACTTGCTTGGCATTATTACGAATGGTCCGCATGATATGCAGGAGGCTAAGCTGGAAAAGCTGGGATTGAAGAGATTTTTCCAGGCTGACCGTGTATGGATATCGAATGCAGTCGGTGTGGCCAAGCCTGATCCTCGAATTTACCAAATGGCTTTGGATCATTTTGGCGTATCTCCGGAGGATGCCCTCTTTGTGGGAGATTCCTGGCCGGCGGATGTGGCCGGTCCGATTCGGATCGGTATGCAGGCGGTTTGGTTGAACAAATATGGCAAAGAACCTGGACGGAATGCTGTGCCACGGGCTATCATCAAAGAGCTTCATGAACTTATTGATTTATTATCATAA
- a CDS encoding spore coat associated protein CotJA, with protein MHSQFKEFPIFAGPFDPCPPIGCKYYNTPPQLYMGFQPPGLPQFSPYEALKIGTLWPALFGPYEPKAAFGGRSSS; from the coding sequence ATGCATTCGCAATTCAAGGAATTTCCGATTTTTGCAGGGCCCTTTGACCCGTGTCCACCCATAGGTTGTAAGTACTATAACACGCCGCCCCAGCTGTATATGGGCTTTCAGCCACCGGGATTGCCGCAATTTAGCCCGTACGAGGCTCTGAAGATCGGTACGCTATGGCCTGCTCTCTTTGGTCCTTATGAGCCTAAAGCCGCTTTCGGAGGGAGGTCATCTTCATGA
- a CDS encoding hemolysin family protein, giving the protein MALVIFLVLLNGFFVAAEFALVKVRQSRLQQLVNEGSGKAQYAMTVTSQLDTYLSATQLGITLASLGLGWVGEPAVSELIMEPLLHTLHIEPSVYTNTLSFVVSFAFITFMHIVLGELAPKSFAIQKAETTSLWLSAPLLFFYKIFRPIIWMLNVAANAFLRWIGVEPASEHEAAHTEEEIRILMDESVKSGHIDQDEMVLFDNIFEFSERIAREVMLPRTDMDCLFLDLSFLENLQMVHETKHTRYPVGVEDKDQIVGFVHIADLLTADPDEEQDLQTFIRPILNVPESMEVSRVLKLMQKKHSQLAVVIDEYGGTAGLLTLEDILEEIVGELHDEFDIDERPGIEVKDTYTSVDGRMLIEDVNDTLGLEIEDDEVDSIGGWLFKKLEGAPVKGKKVEFGEHIFEVSEVDRLRIVRVHISKSAQ; this is encoded by the coding sequence ATGGCCTTAGTGATTTTTTTGGTGCTGCTAAACGGCTTCTTTGTTGCTGCGGAGTTTGCTCTGGTGAAGGTGCGCCAGTCCCGGCTTCAGCAGCTGGTCAATGAAGGCAGCGGAAAAGCTCAATATGCCATGACGGTAACCTCGCAGCTGGATACCTACCTATCCGCGACGCAGCTTGGTATTACGCTCGCTTCGCTTGGACTTGGCTGGGTCGGGGAGCCGGCCGTCTCCGAGCTGATTATGGAGCCGCTGCTGCATACCCTGCATATTGAACCCTCCGTGTATACCAATACGCTTTCGTTTGTCGTATCGTTTGCCTTTATTACGTTTATGCACATTGTCCTTGGCGAACTGGCGCCAAAATCGTTTGCCATTCAAAAGGCGGAAACCACCTCCTTATGGCTGTCTGCGCCGCTGCTTTTTTTCTATAAAATCTTTAGACCGATAATTTGGATGTTAAACGTAGCAGCCAACGCATTTCTAAGATGGATCGGTGTAGAGCCTGCAAGTGAGCACGAAGCGGCGCACACAGAGGAAGAGATCCGCATCTTGATGGATGAAAGCGTTAAGAGCGGTCATATCGATCAAGATGAGATGGTGCTGTTCGACAACATATTTGAGTTCTCCGAACGCATTGCTAGAGAGGTTATGCTGCCGCGGACCGATATGGACTGCTTATTCCTGGATTTATCGTTTTTGGAAAATTTGCAAATGGTGCATGAGACCAAGCATACTCGGTACCCGGTCGGAGTCGAGGATAAGGACCAGATTGTCGGCTTTGTTCATATTGCCGATTTACTGACGGCTGACCCCGATGAGGAGCAGGATTTGCAGACATTCATTCGACCGATTCTAAACGTGCCGGAATCCATGGAGGTTAGCCGGGTGCTTAAGCTGATGCAGAAGAAGCATTCGCAGCTGGCTGTTGTCATCGACGAGTATGGCGGTACTGCAGGTCTGTTAACACTGGAAGACATTTTGGAAGAGATTGTCGGCGAGCTGCACGATGAATTTGATATTGATGAGCGACCTGGCATAGAGGTAAAGGACACGTACACTTCGGTAGATGGTCGAATGCTGATCGAGGATGTTAATGATACGCTGGGACTGGAAATTGAGGACGATGAGGTTGATTCGATTGGCGGGTGGCTGTTCAAGAAGCTTGAAGGCGCACCGGTCAAAGGAAAGAAAGTCGAGTTCGGAGAGCATATCTTCGAAGTTTCCGAAGTCGATCGACTGCGAATTGTAAGGGTTCATATTAGCAAGTCAGCTCAGTAA
- a CDS encoding cation diffusion facilitator family transporter gives MSDHQHDHSKCQHNQGQSHDHHDKNIHVPLHNHGCDSNHDHTHNHTDDHGHQHHGPGHHHHHGLGHHHHHHGHGHSHAGNKQGLLIALCITAGIMLLEFFGGLATNSLALLSDSGHMLSDTASLVLSLVAVWFAMKPPSSRKTYGFHRVEILTALFNGATLFIIAGIVIWEAIGRFMDPPKVASGSMMIIAAVGLLANLLSAWSLMRKGDVHGNMNLRSAYLHILGDALGSVGAIAAGALMLLFGWYAADPIISVLVALLILKGAWSVLKHSTHILLEGAPLSIDARHVEQSLQGIDHVINVHDLHIWTITSGLDSLSCHLLIEDTADSQVVLQKAIHVLEERFHIQHATIQIESSQTRHAELKV, from the coding sequence ATGAGCGATCATCAGCATGACCATAGCAAGTGTCAGCACAATCAAGGTCAAAGTCATGACCACCATGACAAGAACATTCATGTCCCACTTCATAACCACGGATGTGACAGCAACCATGATCACACTCACAATCATACCGATGATCACGGTCATCAACACCATGGTCCCGGTCATCACCATCATCATGGCCTGGGTCACCACCACCATCACCATGGGCATGGTCATTCCCATGCCGGGAACAAGCAAGGTCTGCTCATAGCGCTTTGCATTACAGCCGGTATCATGCTGCTTGAATTTTTCGGCGGTCTGGCGACGAACAGTCTTGCGCTGCTCTCCGATTCCGGGCATATGCTTAGCGATACGGCTTCACTCGTTCTCAGCTTGGTTGCAGTTTGGTTCGCTATGAAGCCTCCTTCAAGCAGGAAGACCTATGGATTTCACCGTGTGGAAATTCTCACAGCTTTGTTCAATGGGGCAACCTTATTTATTATTGCCGGAATTGTCATTTGGGAAGCGATAGGACGGTTCATGGATCCGCCCAAGGTAGCGAGCGGCTCGATGATGATCATTGCCGCAGTCGGCTTGCTGGCCAATTTGCTTAGCGCATGGTCATTAATGCGCAAAGGAGACGTTCATGGCAATATGAATCTTCGAAGCGCCTATCTGCATATTCTAGGCGATGCATTGGGTTCCGTAGGTGCTATAGCTGCTGGAGCGCTGATGCTGCTGTTTGGTTGGTATGCAGCTGATCCGATCATCAGCGTGCTAGTTGCGCTGCTGATCCTTAAGGGAGCATGGTCGGTTCTCAAGCATTCGACGCACATTTTACTTGAAGGTGCTCCGCTATCCATCGATGCAAGGCATGTTGAACAATCGCTTCAGGGCATTGATCATGTCATTAATGTACATGACCTTCATATTTGGACGATAACCTCCGGTCTTGATTCGTTAAGCTGCCATCTTCTTATTGAGGATACGGCGGACAGCCAGGTTGTCCTGCAGAAAGCCATACATGTGCTGGAGGAGCGATTCCACATCCAGCATGCCACCATACAGATTGAATCATCTCAAACAAGACATGCGGAATTGAAAGTGTAG
- a CDS encoding C40 family peptidase: MIKRNWLLAAAAMLLTVSAGSVTYTSPAVAATSTTAASLAIGTSSSSVTLLQQNLKTLGYFTYPTATGYFGTITEASVKAYQTAYGLPITGIADSTTQTSIAHALTKKTMMEDAMNYLHVPYLWGGTTPQGFDCSGFVYYLFKTNGVSTTRTTSSALYGQGISISKTKLMPGDLVFFSIAQTGVVDHVGFYLGNNQFISATRSAGIYPQNMDSSYWGPRYVGAKRVY, from the coding sequence ATGATTAAACGCAACTGGTTACTCGCTGCAGCCGCCATGTTACTGACCGTTTCCGCGGGGAGTGTCACATACACCTCACCTGCAGTCGCAGCAACTTCAACGACCGCCGCTTCTCTTGCTATCGGCACTTCCAGCAGTTCCGTCACTCTGCTTCAACAAAATCTGAAGACTCTCGGCTACTTTACATACCCAACGGCTACCGGCTATTTCGGCACGATCACCGAAGCCTCCGTAAAAGCTTACCAGACCGCATACGGACTGCCCATCACCGGCATCGCTGACAGCACAACCCAGACGAGCATTGCCCACGCATTGACCAAGAAGACGATGATGGAAGACGCTATGAATTATTTGCATGTTCCTTATCTGTGGGGCGGGACTACGCCGCAAGGCTTTGACTGCTCCGGGTTCGTCTATTACTTGTTTAAAACAAACGGCGTCTCCACAACCCGGACGACCTCGAGTGCGCTGTACGGGCAGGGAATCTCTATATCCAAAACAAAGCTCATGCCGGGAGATCTTGTCTTCTTTAGCATCGCTCAGACCGGTGTCGTCGATCATGTCGGCTTCTACTTAGGAAATAATCAATTCATTTCCGCGACCCGTTCCGCCGGCATATATCCTCAAAACATGGACAGCTCGTATTGGGGACCTAGATATGTAGGAGCAAAACGAGTCTACTAA
- a CDS encoding HAD family hydrolase, with the protein MNQRKQPEAMLFDLDGTLFQTETLLLPAYHATFDELRRLGLYSGETPPEERILSSLGMLLEHIWQRVMPEASAEARLEADRLLLHYQTEGLEQGQGLLYEEVADTLTSLHERGIRLFVASNGLEGYVRGVVQAMGIGELFEDLYSAGQYQTRSKVDLVKQLLHRYGIEHAWMVGDRSSDVEAGLKNGLVVAACDYAGFREPGELDGAHIRVSRFSELLDHLE; encoded by the coding sequence ATGAATCAAAGAAAGCAGCCTGAGGCCATGCTATTCGATTTGGATGGGACGCTGTTTCAAACGGAAACGCTGCTATTGCCCGCATACCATGCTACTTTTGATGAATTAAGAAGACTTGGCCTTTATTCAGGAGAAACACCTCCGGAAGAACGGATACTAAGCTCCTTGGGGATGCTGCTCGAGCATATCTGGCAGCGAGTTATGCCGGAAGCTTCCGCCGAAGCAAGGCTTGAAGCAGATCGTTTGCTTCTGCACTATCAGACGGAAGGCTTGGAGCAGGGACAAGGTCTCTTATACGAGGAAGTTGCAGATACGCTTACCAGTCTGCACGAACGAGGAATTCGATTGTTTGTGGCGAGCAATGGCTTAGAGGGCTATGTGAGAGGCGTCGTACAGGCAATGGGCATAGGAGAGCTGTTTGAAGACCTTTATAGTGCGGGTCAGTATCAAACGAGATCCAAAGTGGATCTGGTGAAGCAATTGCTGCATAGATATGGCATCGAGCATGCTTGGATGGTAGGAGATCGTTCCTCCGATGTGGAGGCTGGACTTAAGAACGGATTGGTTGTTGCCGCTTGCGATTACGCAGGCTTTCGCGAACCGGGAGAATTGGACGGGGCACACATCAGAGTAAGCCGTTTTTCCGAACTGCTGGATCATCTTGAATAG
- a CDS encoding YdcF family protein, whose translation MIYVIKIVYTLLFPPGVFVLLLVILAAWLLQKKEFFSSFIVILTALLLYVSSAPYMGYTLLHSLEARYSPPADVKGDVLVMLTGGAVLGTPDPLTQGEGHLSPNTAARVLTIAELYRRTQLPIVLSGGQVFADTGNESQIAKRHLLALGVPESSITMDDSSRNTKENAANTKAILEQHQWKHPVLVTSAFHMPRSVKLFRANHVEVQPYPTDYQVSSRLQTYTFTFIPSYSGLMATAMALKEYVGMLAG comes from the coding sequence ATGATTTATGTCATTAAAATCGTATATACCCTGCTGTTTCCGCCAGGTGTCTTTGTCCTGCTTCTGGTCATCCTCGCCGCTTGGCTGCTGCAGAAGAAGGAGTTCTTCAGCTCTTTCATCGTGATCCTCACCGCTCTACTGCTGTATGTCTCCTCAGCTCCTTACATGGGTTACACACTGCTGCACAGCCTGGAAGCCAGATATTCGCCTCCTGCGGATGTCAAGGGCGATGTGCTGGTCATGCTCACCGGAGGCGCCGTATTGGGCACACCCGATCCTTTGACGCAAGGTGAAGGACACCTGAGTCCTAACACGGCTGCCCGCGTGCTGACGATAGCAGAGCTCTACCGCCGTACCCAGCTGCCGATTGTATTGTCGGGCGGACAAGTGTTTGCCGACACAGGCAATGAATCGCAAATCGCCAAACGGCATCTGCTCGCTTTGGGAGTGCCAGAATCCAGCATCACGATGGACGATTCAAGCCGTAATACAAAAGAAAACGCAGCGAATACCAAAGCGATTCTGGAGCAGCACCAGTGGAAGCACCCGGTTCTGGTTACCTCCGCTTTCCATATGCCGCGTTCGGTTAAGCTATTTCGTGCCAATCACGTGGAAGTGCAGCCGTATCCCACAGACTATCAAGTCAGCAGCCGTCTGCAGACTTACACCTTCACCTTCATTCCTTCCTACTCAGGGCTTATGGCAACAGCTATGGCACTGAAAGAATACGTGGGGATGTTAGCCGGTTAG
- the yfkAB gene encoding radical SAM/CxCxxxxC motif protein YfkAB has translation MNINAKAASLPLPELSPAFDPWDPLRSYQKYGKHVLTSVELTITNLCNMRCEHCAVGDSLTMSEGPRIPVTELLRRLDQVEHLETISITGGEPSYQEKTVKEYILPVLRYARERGIRSQINSNLTLGLNRYEIIAPYLDVMHISFNYLNAEDFHRVGFVNSGHPVGLETASRMYEKMVENTIALSKGGLFVSAESMINTRTHEKLVDIHKLIVEMGCLRHEVHPMYPSSFAAHLPMLSLDELRAAIHRLLDDRNQDIWMLFGTLPFFACNDNIKDRELVKRMRDERNVTTRNDPDGRNRLNLNLFTGEVYVTDFANEPPLGNVLQDDLDTIFARWDSNPLNQRVNCYCSAASCCGPNLLVADSYYRNVDFKSRKAII, from the coding sequence ATGAACATAAATGCCAAAGCGGCCAGCTTGCCGCTGCCGGAATTGTCACCGGCATTCGATCCGTGGGATCCCTTGCGGTCGTATCAAAAGTATGGGAAGCACGTGCTAACCAGTGTGGAATTAACAATCACGAATCTGTGCAATATGCGTTGTGAGCATTGTGCTGTCGGAGATTCATTAACGATGTCCGAAGGGCCGCGGATTCCCGTGACCGAGCTGCTTCGGAGGCTTGATCAAGTGGAGCATCTGGAGACGATCAGCATTACAGGCGGAGAGCCGTCTTATCAGGAGAAAACCGTTAAAGAGTACATTCTGCCTGTTCTCCGATATGCGCGGGAACGCGGTATTCGCTCTCAAATCAATTCCAATTTGACGTTAGGCTTAAACCGATATGAAATAATCGCACCGTATTTAGATGTGATGCACATCTCGTTTAATTATTTGAATGCAGAGGATTTTCACCGGGTCGGTTTCGTGAACAGCGGACATCCCGTCGGACTGGAGACGGCATCGCGAATGTACGAGAAGATGGTTGAAAATACGATTGCGCTCAGTAAGGGCGGTCTATTCGTATCCGCAGAGTCCATGATTAATACTCGCACGCATGAGAAGCTTGTCGATATACATAAGCTAATAGTAGAGATGGGCTGTTTGCGCCATGAAGTTCATCCGATGTACCCGAGCTCGTTTGCCGCTCATCTGCCTATGCTCTCTCTGGATGAGCTGCGTGCGGCTATACATCGTCTGCTTGATGACCGAAATCAAGACATCTGGATGCTGTTCGGTACACTCCCGTTCTTTGCATGCAATGACAACATCAAGGACCGTGAGCTTGTAAAAAGAATGCGGGATGAACGCAATGTGACAACGAGGAATGATCCGGACGGACGAAATCGGTTGAATCTGAACTTGTTTACCGGGGAAGTGTATGTAACCGATTTTGCCAATGAACCTCCACTGGGCAATGTGCTTCAGGATGACCTGGATACGATTTTTGCCAGATGGGACAGCAATCCGTTGAATCAGCGTGTGAATTGTTATTGCAGTGCAGCCTCGTGCTGCGGTCCTAATCTGCTGGTGGCGGATTCCTACTATCGAAATGTGGATTTCAAAAGTCGAAAAGCAATCATCTAA
- a CDS encoding manganese catalase family protein, which produces MWIYEKKLQYPVRVSKCDPYMAKLLLEQYGGADGELAAALRYLNQRYSIPDKVIGLLTDIGTEEFAHLEMIATMVYKLTKDATPDQLRAAGLSDHYVSHDSALFYQNAAGVPWTAAYIQAKGDPIADLYEDIAAEEKARATYQWLIDMTDDVDLQDGLKFLREREIVHSMRFREAVEILKDDRQTKKVF; this is translated from the coding sequence ATGTGGATTTACGAAAAGAAACTTCAGTATCCAGTTCGCGTTAGTAAATGCGATCCTTATATGGCAAAGCTGCTTCTGGAGCAATACGGAGGTGCGGACGGCGAGCTGGCAGCTGCTCTGCGATACTTGAATCAGCGGTATTCGATTCCGGATAAGGTAATTGGATTACTAACCGATATTGGCACGGAAGAATTCGCCCATTTAGAAATGATTGCTACGATGGTTTACAAATTGACGAAAGACGCAACGCCCGATCAACTGAGGGCGGCAGGTCTGAGCGATCATTATGTAAGTCATGACAGCGCCTTGTTTTACCAGAATGCAGCAGGTGTGCCGTGGACGGCCGCCTACATACAAGCAAAGGGTGACCCTATTGCGGATCTCTATGAGGATATTGCAGCGGAAGAGAAGGCTAGAGCAACGTACCAGTGGCTGATTGATATGACAGATGACGTGGATCTGCAGGACGGCTTGAAATTCCTGAGGGAGAGAGAAATCGTTCACTCTATGCGCTTCCGGGAAGCTGTGGAAATTTTGAAGGACGATCGGCAGACGAAGAAAGTATTTTAA